A window from Nitrospira sp. ND1 encodes these proteins:
- a CDS encoding AbrB/MazE/SpoVT family DNA-binding domain-containing protein, translated as MAVQKLSSKNQIVLPKEARQAMGVRGGDELLIVVKDDLTLVMPKPKRYAQTLRGLAKGTYPSGYLKRERRSW; from the coding sequence ATGGCGGTCCAAAAACTCAGCAGCAAAAATCAGATCGTCCTCCCGAAGGAGGCGAGGCAGGCGATGGGCGTCCGAGGCGGTGATGAATTGCTGATCGTCGTCAAGGATGATCTGACGTTGGTCATGCCGAAACCCAAACGGTATGCGCAGACTCTGCGAGGGCTTGCTAAGGGCACCTATCCGTCAGGCTATCTCAAGCGAGAGCGACGGTC